The Manduca sexta isolate Smith_Timp_Sample1 unplaced genomic scaffold, JHU_Msex_v1.0 HiC_scaffold_3997, whole genome shotgun sequence genome window below encodes:
- the LOC119193331 gene encoding CD63 antigen-like codes for MSKDDMIRSVLYVVNVIYAVFGLITAATGIWFFVQLSEFVSLRNSNHYLLDYRVYWPQVAPWLFILLGLFVMLIAFCGWCGANKESRGLLGIYGIFLILIIVGQVIAATLIFVFVDGEDTDRFIKDTVYDGYYNTQSNPDAFKAFGRIERKLRCCGANDARDYRSWRNDLPLTCCQDSYYRATCDFTDKEANERLGCAKVASVYTKIISSSVAGASLLISLVEIVGVVMAWRLFKSLREVEHYIHERKEGETEC; via the coding sequence ATGTCCAAAGACGACATGATACGCTCGGTTCTCTACGTAGTTAACGTGATATACGCTGTGTTCGGGCTGATCACGGCCGCCACGGGAATATGGTTCTTTGTGCAACTATCAGAGTTCGTCAGCCTAAGGAATAGTAACCACTATCTGCTGGACTATCGTGTGTACTGGCCTCAGGTCGCGCCGTGGCTGTTTATCCTGCTTGGACTGTTTGTGATGCTCATTGCATTCTGTGGTTGGTGCGGGGCTAACAAGGAAAGTCGCGGTCTCTTAGGCATCTATGGAATCTTCCTGATTCTCATCATAGTTGGACAAGTGATTGCTGCTACGTTGATCTTCGTGTTTGTTGATGGTGAAGACACTGACAGGTTCATAAAGGATACAGTATATGATGGATATTACAACACCCAGTCGAACCCTGATGCGTTTAAGGCGTTCGGAAGGATTGAAAGGAAGCTGAGGTGCTGTGGCGCGAATGACGCGAGAGATTACAGAAGTTGGAGGAACGACTTGCCGCTCACCTGCTGCCAGGACAGTTACTACCGCGCCACTTGTGACTTTACTGATAAAGAGGCAAACGAAAGATTAGGATGCGCGAAAGTGGCTTCTGTTTACACGAAAATCATCAGTTCTTCAGTCGCTGGAGCTTCTCTGCTTATCTCCTTGGTGGAAATCGTCGGCGTGGTGATGGCTTGGAGATTGTTCAAATCGTTAAGAGAGGTGGAGCATTACATCCACGAAAGAAAGGAGGGAGAAACCGAGTGTTAG